The DNA sequence CGCTTCGTGGACAACGCCCTCGCCGTTCCGCCTCCGGGTGCGCCGACGGCCGCGACCTCGCCGCGCGGCACGTTCAGTACGCTCGACCGCCGCGTGACGGGCGCGCGCGTCGATGTCCAGCGGCAGCTGGCGGAGGCGTGGCGACTCACGACGGGCTTCGACCTGCAGCGCAGCTTCGACGTGCGGCGCAACCAGGCGGCGACGGGGGGACGGCCGACGACGCCCACAGACACGTTGCTGCTCGACCAGAACGAGATCGTCGTCAGCGTCGGGCCGTTCGCGCAGGTGCAGTGGGAGCCCACGCCCACGCTCACGGTCAGCACTGGCGCACGCTGGGATCGCCTGGAGTTCCGGGTCGACGACAACTTCCTGACCGACGGGCGCGACAACACGGGCAGCCGTCTGCTCACCGCGACGACCGGGCACCTTGGCGCGGTGTGGCGGCTGCGGGAGTGGATCGCGCCGTACGCGAACGTGGCCACGGCCTTCGAGACGCCGACGACGACGGAGCTGCAAGTGCGGCCGGACGGGCAGGGGGGATTCAATCCCGAGCTCGGCCCGCAACGACTGCGCACGCTCGAGGTCGGTGCGCGCGGACGTTGGGGCGCGCGGCTGACCTACGAGCTGGCGCTGTTCCAGGTCGACGCCGAGGACGCGATCGTGCAGTACTTGGAGACCTCTGGTCGCGCGTTCTTCCGCAACGCGGGGCAGACACGGAGCCGCGGCGCGGAGCTGGGGCTCGGGCTGCGCGCGACGACCTGGTTGGAGCTGCAGGCGGCGTATACGCTGGCGGACTATCGCTTCGACGAGTACATCCTGCCGCTCACGAGCACGACGGCCGACACGCTGGACGGCAATCGCCTCGCCGGGGTGCCCGAGCGCGCGCTGCGGCTCGGTGCGCGGGCCCGCTGGCGCGCGACGACCGTCGATGTGGACCACAGCACGCAGGGCGCGATGTTCGGCGACGATCGGAATCTCGTGCCGGTGGGCAGCTGGGGGCGTGGGCAGCTCAACCTGCGCGTCGCGCACACGGCCGAGCTGCGCGGCTGGCGCGTGGAGCCCTTCGCCAGCGTGCAGAACGCGCTCGACGAGCGCTACGTGGGGGCCGTGACACTGAATGGTGCCTTCGGGCGCGTGC is a window from the Pseudogemmatithrix spongiicola genome containing:
- a CDS encoding TonB-dependent receptor family protein, which codes for MRVLAILPVCLLALPLAAQGRPSPDSVRADSAQRLATQRVTVARGDAALDRVPWAVGTQRVEQVRRGQATVGIDEALANIPGVVVANRYNYALDQRVSIRGAGSRANFGLRGVKVLLDGVPQSLPDGQSQLTNVDLAAIGSVEVLRGSASSLYGNGSGGVIAFTTDLSSPTPLGVTLRHTSGSFGLEKSQLRLAGRGERTLGMLSVSRTRVDGFRQYSAAETSQLLAALDRAIGANMTLQLRAGTAEVPKALNPGAQTQAEYDANPDSAALANVNRGASREVTQRYLSARLRGSMARGEWSAALYGQRRFVDNALAVPPPGAPTAATSPRGTFSTLDRRVTGARVDVQRQLAEAWRLTTGFDLQRSFDVRRNQAATGGRPTTPTDTLLLDQNEIVVSVGPFAQVQWEPTPTLTVSTGARWDRLEFRVDDNFLTDGRDNTGSRLLTATTGHLGAVWRLREWIAPYANVATAFETPTTTELQVRPDGQGGFNPELGPQRLRTLEVGARGRWGARLTYELALFQVDAEDAIVQYLETSGRAFFRNAGQTRSRGAELGLGLRATTWLELQAAYTLADYRFDEYILPLTSTTADTLDGNRLAGVPERALRLGARARWRATTVDVDHSTQGAMFGDDRNLVPVGSWGRGQLNLRVAHTAELRGWRVEPFASVQNALDERYVGAVTLNGAFGRVLEGAPGRNWYVGVELAAPLLR